In a genomic window of Malassezia japonica chromosome 4, complete sequence:
- a CDS encoding protein-tyrosine-phosphatase (BUSCO:EOG092651OF; antiSMASH:Cluster_2; EggNog:ENOG503P1GA; COG:S), producing the protein MAAYPKVVAFDLDYTLWPYWVDTHIDPPLKRRNDALNQVVDRSGQKLSFFPHVPSILLELREKGVHIAAASRTCAPTVARQALRELMLDTGKTTSSKSPRQTGRASQAQSVAKAITLFDQLEIYPGSKVEHFRKIAQESGVDYGDMIFFDDESRNAEVQRKLGVHFVLVGHQGLDRATFERGIQEWRAKRQA; encoded by the exons ATGGCCGCCTATCCCAAAGTGGTCGCGTTCGATCTGGACTATACGCTGTGGCCGTACTGGGTCGACACGCACATTGACCCGCCCTTGAAGCGCAGGAATGATGCGCTGAACCAGGTCGTGGACCGCAGCGGCCAGAAACTCTCCTTTTTCCCCCACGTCCCGTCGATCCTTTtggagctgcgcgaaaAAGGCGTGCACAttgccgccgcgtcgcgcacctgTGCGCCGAcggtcgcgcgccaggcgctgcgtgagctgATGCTCGATACCGGAAAGACGACCTCCTCGAAAAGCCCGCGGCAAACGggccgcgcgtcgcaggcgcagTCGGTTGCCAAGGCCATTa CCCTCTTTGACCAGCTCGAGATATATCCCGGCTCCAAGGTCGAGCACTTTCGCAAGATTGCACAGGAATCCGGTGTGGACTATGGCGATATGA TCTTCTTTGACGACGAGAGCCGCAACG CCGAAGTACAGCGCAAGCTCGGTGTGCACTTTGTCCTAGTCGGCCACCAAGGCCTGGACCGTGCGACGTTCGAGCGGGGAATCCAAGAGTGGCGCGCCAAACGCCAGGCCTAG
- the CLR6 gene encoding histone deacetylase (antiSMASH:Cluster_2; COG:B; EggNog:ENOG503NVD7), whose product MEPPPVFRSPASKVAYYYDNDVGNYSYGFGHPMKPHRMRMAHNLIVNYGLDKKMQILRPPRATREQMTKFHTDEYIDFLSRVSPETVQELTGDGTRFLIGEDCPAFDGLYEFCTISCGGSISAANRLNTGLADVAINWSGGLHHAKKREASGFCYTNDIVLAILELLRTHLRVLYIDIDVHHGDGVEEAFYSTDRVMTASFHKFGDFFPGTGDVRDIGIKRGKAYAVNVPLRDGIDATTFGAIFRPVIQHIMDWYRPGAVVLQCGADSLAGDKLGCFNLSMRGHADCVEFVRSFNVPLICLGGGGYTVRNVARTWTYETGLLLGEELAADLPFNEYIQYFGPEYKLDVPMTGMDNLNTPAYLDGLRTRIIDNLRSMPFAPSVQMQATPRTSFNPALDDDEPDDDLDPDERITQRMRDLHTQPFSDELSDDGNEDDQALAFEADMAAMRAPPPNYARTHDWIHSVHAPPVVPYGAPPVLPFPPA is encoded by the exons ATggagccgccgccggtgtTTCGCTCGCCGGCCAGCAAGGTGGCCTACTACTACGACA ATGATGTCGGCAATTACTCGTACGGCTTTGGTCACCCGATGAAGCCGCACCGCATGCGCATGGCGCACAACCTGATTGTGAACTATGGGCTGGACAAGAAGATGCAGATCCTG cgccctccccgtgcgacgcgcgagcaaATGACCAAGTTCCATACCGACGAGTACATTGACTTTCTGAGCCGCGTCAGCCCCGAGACGGTCCAGGAGCTGAcgggcgacggcacgcGTTTCCTCATCGGCGAGGACTGCCCCGCGTTTGACGGGCTGTACGAGTTCTGCACGATCTCATGCGGCGgctcgatctcggcggCGAATCGTCTGAATACGGGCCTCGCCGATGTCGCGATCAACTGGTCCGGCGGCCTGCACCACGCCAAGAAGCGCGAGGCAAGTGGGTTTTGCTACACGAACGACATTGTGCTCgcgatcctcgagctgctgcgcacgcacctccGTGTGCTCTATATTGATATTGATGTGCACcacggcgacggcgtcgaggaggcgtTCTACTCGACCGATCGCGTCATGACCGCGTCCTTCCACAAGTTTGGCGACTTTTTCCCCGGcacgggcgacgtgcgcgacatCGGCATCAAGCGGGGCAAGGCATACGCGGTCAATGTGCCACTGCGCGACGGGATCGACGCAACGACCTTTGGCGCCATCTTCCGCCCGGTGATCCAGCACATTATGGACTGGTACCGCCCCGGGGCCGTCGTGCTGCAGTGCGgcgccgactcgctcgcgggCGACAAGCTCGGCTGCTTCAATTTGAGTATGCGCGGCCACGCGGACTGCGTCGAGTTTGTGCGCTCGTTCAACGTGCCGCTCATctgcctcggcggcggaggCTACACGGTGCGCAACGTCGCACGGACATGGACCTACGAGACgggcctgctcctcggcgaggagcttgcGGCGGACCTGCCTTTTAACGAGTACATCCAGTACTTTGGGCCCGAGTacaagctcgacgtgccCATGACCGGCATGGACAACCTCAACACGCCCGCGTACCTCGATGGTCTGCGGACGCGTATCATTGATAACCTGCGGTCGATGCCCTTTGCGCCGAGTGTGCAGAtgcaggcgacgccgcgtACTTCGTTCAACCCTGCcctggacgacgacgagccggacgacgacctcgaccccgacgagcgcatcacGCAGCGGATGCGCGACTTGCATACCCAGCCGTtcagcgacgagctgaGCGACGACGGCAACGAGGATgaccaggcgctcgcgttTGAGGCGGACATGGCCGcgatgcgtgcgccgccgccgaacTATGCACGTACCCACGACTGGATCCACTCggtgcacgcgccgccggtcgtgccgtacggcgcgccgccggtgctccCTTTTCCGCCTGCGTAG